The Siansivirga zeaxanthinifaciens CC-SAMT-1 region TTCAAATCTTGTAAACTCTACATCACTTGTTGTTAATCCATCGGCACTTACAACTTCATAAGTATCATAATATTTATCGAAAGCAGGGTTTATATTATAGTTAATAGAAGGACGAATAATGTGTCTAATAGCTTTTATTTTTGAGTCTTTTCCTTCCTTTTCAAAATTAAACATACCATAAATAGTAGTTCCTAAACTGGTACTAAAGTTATAAGTTCTAAAAGAATCGAAACCATTAATTTCTTCTGTAACAGTTCTTCTTTCTATAGGGTCGAAAGATTTATTAACTGTTTTAAAAGTCCAAACTTCATTATAATTAGCACTGGCACTTAAACTAAAAAACTTAAAAAGTTTAAAGTTGGTATTTATTGGAATGCTGTGCTGAAAACCTGCTTTTGCATCATCAAACATTTCTTTTTTAAAGAACAAAGAATCTGTTGTTTGAATTCTGTTTTCACCCCTAATATTATATTGCAAGTTAATATTTTGTATAATACCTTTTTTGGAACCCGATTTAGAAGCAAACGGATACATTCTACCAATACTCCCTTGTAGAGTAGGGAGGGTCATGTTTATAGTTTCTGTATTTGTATTTTGTGAATGGGTGGCAGTTAAACTAAAGTTTACTTGGGGTTCGCCTTGAAATGTCTTAGAATAAGATACCGATGATGCCAACGTGTTATTTAAAAAAGCACCAGAATTTACTTGATTTAAAGAGTTTCTATAATATCTACTACTCCCCAAGTTAACCGATGCAGAAAAACGTGAATTCGGATTCGCCTTAGAATCTTGACTATGCGACCATCGTAAATTATAAATGGTATTTTTAGAATAATCTGGAAAGCCACGTTCGCTGTTTATTAAATTTTCATACCTAAAACCAACATTTCCTCTAAATTTGTAACGTTTATTATAAGTACTTTCTAAACGCGTGCCATAACTACCGTTGGTGTAATAATCTCCTAAAACAGCTAAATCTATATAATCGCTAATTGCAAAATAATATCCACCATTTTGTAAAAAGAAACCACGATCATTTTGTTCTCCAAAAGTTGGAATAATGATACCAGATGTTTGTTTTTCAGACTGCGGAAAGAAACCAAAAGGAAGTCCTATAGGAGTAGGTACATCATAAATAAATAAATTTGCCAATCCAGTTACTATTTTTTTTCCAGGAACAACTTTAGCTTTTCTAAGTTTAAAATAATACTCGGGATCTTCCATGTCCTCTGCTGTAGTATATTTTGCATTTTTTAAAAAATAAACAGAATCGTTTTCTTTTTTAGTAATGGATGCTATTACGGTACCGTCGCCTTGTTCGGTTATCGAGTTGTATATTAACGCTTTTTTAGTTTTGGTGTTAAAAATAATAGAGTCTGGTTCAACCACACTACTACCTTGGGTAAAAACAGGTTTTTGTGAATAATTGGAGAGCGAATCTAAAATACCTTTGGCATATACAGTATTTGTAGTATAATCTATAATAATACTACCTGCGGTAATATTCATATCGCCATATTCTATTGTGGCTTGATTATATAAATATAGTTTATGCTTTTTCTGATTAAAAGTTGTGTAATCTGAAGCATGATATTTTACAATATTTTCCAGTAATTCCTTTTTAGGCTTAATGGAGTCTTTTAAAGTAGAATCTTGCTCTTTAACAGCCACCGGTTTTATAAGTAAACTGTCTAAAGATGAAGATACGCTATCCTTTTCCTTAACCGTTCTTTTAATAGGTTGGCTTTTTTGGGGGATATCTTGGGCAAAGCTAAACGTGTTAATAAACACTGTAAAACTTAATGCAAAAAGTATTTTAAAGTTGTTTGTATGCAACGCTTTTAAATGTATTTTTGTAAAAGTATGGCTCGGTTTTTGAAAAGCCAAAATTACATATATTTTTCTGTGATTGATTGATAATTCAATTAAAATTTAAAATTAAACTCATACCAGTTTAATTTGCGAAATAAACGAAGTTTTTTTAGCGTTTTAACTTTAATTAATTATTAAATAAATACTAATAACCCAAACAGATTTTACATGAAAACGAACAGAGTATTGCTTTTCGTATCTATTATAGCATTATTAACATTTTCTTCATTTACCAATTTAAATTACCAAGATAAATCCAAAAAGTTTATTGTTGTTTTAGATGCTGGTCATGGTGGACACGATTCTGGTAACTTAGGCAGTGGCTTTGTGGAGAAGGATATTGCATTAAAAATTGTTTTAGAAGTGGGTGCCGTGTTAAGCAAAAACCCGAACATTAAAGTGGTTTACACACGAGACAAAGATGTGTTTGTAGATTTATTTAAAAGAGGCCAAATAGCAAATAAGGCCAACGCCGATTTGTTTGTTTCTGTTCACTGTAATGCGCATCACTCTTCGGCTCATGGAACTGAGACGTTTGTTTTGGGAACTCATAGAAATAAAACAAATTTTGAAGTTGCTAAAAAAGAGAACTCGGTAATTTTCTTGGAAGACGATTACAAAAAAAACTACGCAGGTTTCGACCCAAATTCTCCAGAATCGGTAATGAGTATTCTAATTAGCCAGGAAGAGTATTTAGACCAAAGTATTCAATTAGCAAGTTTAATTCAGAAGAAATTCACAAATAAATTAAAGCGTAATAACAGAGGTGTTAAACAAGCCGGATTTATTGTATTGCACCAAACCGTAATGCCTAGTGTGCTGGTTGAAACTGGTTTTCTTACTTTTAAAGAAGAAGGCGCTTATTTAAATTCTAAAAAAGGTCAGCACGACATGTCCACATCCATTGCCGATGCTATTTTAGAATACAAACATATTTTAGATGGCAATATGGGCGATTATGTTTTTGAAGATCATGTGAACCACGATACGGAGGTCGAAACGGTTATAGAAACTATAGCAGATTCAAAACCCTCAGCAACCAACAATTCCAATATTGTATTTAAAGTTCAAATTTCGGCCAGTTCTAAATCTTTAGAAACCAAATCATTTAATTTCAACGGATTAGAAAATATTACAAAAGAAAAGGCAGGAAATCTTTATAAATATTATTACGGAAGTACGTCGAACTTCGAAGAAACCAAAATTTTAGAAAAAGAAGCTATTCAAAAAGGGTATAATTCTTGTTTTACAGTGGCTTTTAAAGATGGTAAAAAAATAAGTGTTTCAGAGGCCCTAAAATCAAAATCAAATTAAGGCTTTTCTTTTTAAATTTATCTTAAATTTGTACATCTAAAAAAGAATTACTTTGAAAATATCAAGAGAAGTTAAAACAGGTATATTAGTAGTATTAGGGATTACCCTTTTTATTTTTGGTTTCAATTTTTTAAAAGGTCATAACCTATTAGAATCTAAAAATCTTTACTACACAGAATTCGACTATAATGCTTTAACAAAAGCCTCACCAGTTACTGTAAATGGTAACACTGTTGGTAAAATAGACGATATCTCTTATGTTTTCGAAACCGGAAAAACACGTGTCGCTTTTACTGTTAACGATCAATTAAAATTCTCAGACCAATCGGTTGTAAAAATGTATGAAACCGGATTAATGGGAGGTAATGGCTTAGCTATTTTAGTTAGTAATGAAGGGCAGCCAGCACAACCAGGTACTGTTTTAAAATCGACTGTAGAGAATGGTTTGGTTACCACCTTATCCAAAAGTTTTTCGGGAATTAGCACCGATTTATCATCCACCTTACAATCTACAGATACCTTAATGTATAGCTTAAATACCTTGGTAAATGATAATTCAGACAAAGGTTTAAAATATACCGTTGCAGAACTTAACGAAACTTTAAAATCATTTAAAAACACTTCAAATGCTGTAAATAATGTTATCTCTAAAAACGATAAAAACATTGGCCTTCTTTTAGAGAATTTCAAGAAAATAAGCACCGATTTGTCTGTTTTAACAAACGATTTAAAGGATTCTAACATGGGGAATACCGTAGAGAATTTAAACAAAACCTTAGCGAGTTTAAACAGCGTTTTAGCTAAAGTTGAAAACGGAGAAGGTTCTATAGGTAAATTATTAAAAGACGAAGCTTTGTATAATAATTTAGAAGGTGCAACCAAAGAAATGGAAGAATTGCTAAGAGATATCAAGCTTCATCCAAAACGTTATTTTAGAATTTTATCTAAAAAAGAAATCCCATACGAAAAGGAATAAACTAAACGTCATACCATGCCATACATACCTAATTTAATTTTTATCATTATACTCGTTTTGGGAGTATATGCCTTCGCGAGAAATGTATCAAAACTCAAAAGAAACATAAAATTAGGTCAGGATGTAGACGTTAGCGATAACAAACCACAACGCTGGAAAAACATGGCCATGATTGCCTTAGGACAAAGTAAATTAATGACTCGTCCCGTATCTGGATTTCTACATGTAGTTGTATATCTTGGGTTTATCATCATCAATATAGAAGTATTAGAAATTGTTATCGATGGCATTTTAGGCACCCATCGTATTTTTTCTTTCGCAGGTAGCTTATATGCTTTTTTAATTGGCACTTTCGAGGTGCTTGCTGTTTTAGTTTTAGTAACAGTTACCATTTTTTGGTTACGCAGAAACGTAATAAAAATAAGACGCTTTTGGAGTGCCGAAATGACGACCTGGCCTAAAAAAGACGGTAATTTCATTTTATATTTCGAGATGATTTTAATGACGCTTTTCCTGGTAATGAATGCAACCGATCTCGATTTTCAAGCATCCAACTCAGGAAACGTAATCAGTCAATACATCGCACCACTATTTAGCAACTACTCCGAAAGCACATTGCACATCATAGAACGTGCCGCTTGGTGGTTACATATCATAGGTATTTTAGTATTTTTAAACTACCTGTATTATTCAAAACATTTACACATTCTTTTGGCATTCCCAAACACCTACTACGGGAAATTACAACCAAAAGGACAGTTAAATAATTTAGAATCGGTTACAAACGAGGTGAAAATGATGATGGATCCAAACATCGATCCCTTTGCAGCTCCTGCCGAAGGTACGCCTGAAGTACCCGCAAAATTTGGCGCCAGCGACGTACAAGACTTAAATTGGGTACAGCTACTAAACGCTTATACCTGTACAGAATGCGGACGATGCACCAGCGAATGTCCTGCCAACCAAACAGGTAAAAAATTATCGCCACGTAAAATCATGATGGATACCCGCGACCGTTTAGAGGAAGTTGGAAGAAACATCGATGCCAACAAAGGCACTTTTAAACCCGACAACAAACAACTGTTAGACGATTATATTACACGCGAAGAACTTTGGGCCTGCACCTCCTGTAACGCCTGCGTTGAGGCTTGCCCCGTGAGTATCGACCCGTTGTCTATCATCATCGACATGCGCCGCTATTTGGTTATGGAACAAAGCGCAGCACCAACAGAGTTAAACAACATGATGACCAATATCGAAAATAACGGTGCCCCGTGGCCATACAATCAAATGGACCGTTTAAACTGGAAAAACGAATAAAATATTAATAGCGTTACTACAAGGGTCGGGCTTTCGCAAGTCGCTCTCTTCGAGGAGCTCCAACAATTGCTCAATCCCTAACGCACAAACAAAACCCAATATAATGAGCGAATTACTTAACGTGCCAACCATGGCAGACTTTATGGCTCAAGGAAAGCAACCCGAAGTACTATTTTGGGTTGGTTGCGCAGGAAGTTTCGACGATAGAGCTAAAAAAATAACCAAAGCTTTTGTAAAATTATTAAACAAAGCTCAAGTAGAATTTGCTGTTTTAGGAACCGAAGAAAGCTGCACGGGCGATCCTGCCAAACGCGCAGGAAACGAATTTTTATTTCAAATGCAAGCCGTTACAAACATAGAAGTTTTAAACGCTTACGAAGTAAAAAAAATAGTAACCGCTTGCCCGCACTGTTTTAATACTATAAAAAATGAGTATCCAGAACTGGGCGGAAATTACGAAGTCATGCACCATACCCAATTCTTAAAAACACTTTTAGATGAAGGTCGATTAACCATAGAAGGTGGTCAATTTAAAGGCAAACGTATTACCTTTCACGACCCCTGTTATTTAGGTCGCGCCAACAATGTTTACGAAGCACCACGCGATTTAATAAAAAAGCTTGAAGCCGAGTTAATAGAAATGAAAAATTGCAAGCGAACCGGCTTGTGTTGCGGTGCAGGTGGTGCACAAATGTTTAAAGACGCCGAAAAAGGCAATAAAGAAGTAAACATAGAACGCACCGAACAGGCTCTAGAAACTCAACCCGATATAGTAGCAGCTGGTTGCCCATTCTGTAATACCATGATGACCGATGGTGTAAAGGCAAAAGAAAAAGAAAGCGATGTGGCTATTATGGATATAGCCGAATTAATTGCTAAT contains the following coding sequences:
- a CDS encoding putative LPS assembly protein LptD, with amino-acid sequence MAFQKPSHTFTKIHLKALHTNNFKILFALSFTVFINTFSFAQDIPQKSQPIKRTVKEKDSVSSSLDSLLIKPVAVKEQDSTLKDSIKPKKELLENIVKYHASDYTTFNQKKHKLYLYNQATIEYGDMNITAGSIIIDYTTNTVYAKGILDSLSNYSQKPVFTQGSSVVEPDSIIFNTKTKKALIYNSITEQGDGTVIASITKKENDSVYFLKNAKYTTAEDMEDPEYYFKLRKAKVVPGKKIVTGLANLFIYDVPTPIGLPFGFFPQSEKQTSGIIIPTFGEQNDRGFFLQNGGYYFAISDYIDLAVLGDYYTNGSYGTRLESTYNKRYKFRGNVGFRYENLINSERGFPDYSKNTIYNLRWSHSQDSKANPNSRFSASVNLGSSRYYRNSLNQVNSGAFLNNTLASSVSYSKTFQGEPQVNFSLTATHSQNTNTETINMTLPTLQGSIGRMYPFASKSGSKKGIIQNINLQYNIRGENRIQTTDSLFFKKEMFDDAKAGFQHSIPINTNFKLFKFFSLSASANYNEVWTFKTVNKSFDPIERRTVTEEINGFDSFRTYNFSTSLGTTIYGMFNFEKEGKDSKIKAIRHIIRPSINYNINPAFDKYYDTYEVVSADGLTTSDVEFTRFEGGIFGSPGKNFSSSMGISVSNNLEAKVRDKDTTATEAKKIILLNNLNFATSYNFAGDSLQWSPVRMTGGTQIFNNKMSINFGATLDPYALDNNNNRINKFNIDNGGSLFRLTSANLTTSWSISSKKGDKKDKNSEAIQENLRSGGRDDDLFGLGEDFANQQIKDVKDDETPVDNGLYNYSLPWSLRIAYALNYSNSRRENQISSHSLMFSGDVQLSEKWSVRASSGYDLKDFGFTYTQLSFERDLKSWQMNFSWIPFSDRAQWNFFIGIKSSMLKDLKYEKRRQPDIRL
- a CDS encoding N-acetylmuramoyl-L-alanine amidase family protein — encoded protein: MKTNRVLLFVSIIALLTFSSFTNLNYQDKSKKFIVVLDAGHGGHDSGNLGSGFVEKDIALKIVLEVGAVLSKNPNIKVVYTRDKDVFVDLFKRGQIANKANADLFVSVHCNAHHSSAHGTETFVLGTHRNKTNFEVAKKENSVIFLEDDYKKNYAGFDPNSPESVMSILISQEEYLDQSIQLASLIQKKFTNKLKRNNRGVKQAGFIVLHQTVMPSVLVETGFLTFKEEGAYLNSKKGQHDMSTSIADAILEYKHILDGNMGDYVFEDHVNHDTEVETVIETIADSKPSATNNSNIVFKVQISASSKSLETKSFNFNGLENITKEKAGNLYKYYYGSTSNFEETKILEKEAIQKGYNSCFTVAFKDGKKISVSEALKSKSN
- a CDS encoding MlaD family protein; translated protein: MKISREVKTGILVVLGITLFIFGFNFLKGHNLLESKNLYYTEFDYNALTKASPVTVNGNTVGKIDDISYVFETGKTRVAFTVNDQLKFSDQSVVKMYETGLMGGNGLAILVSNEGQPAQPGTVLKSTVENGLVTTLSKSFSGISTDLSSTLQSTDTLMYSLNTLVNDNSDKGLKYTVAELNETLKSFKNTSNAVNNVISKNDKNIGLLLENFKKISTDLSVLTNDLKDSNMGNTVENLNKTLASLNSVLAKVENGEGSIGKLLKDEALYNNLEGATKEMEELLRDIKLHPKRYFRILSKKEIPYEKE
- a CDS encoding (Fe-S)-binding protein; protein product: MPYIPNLIFIIILVLGVYAFARNVSKLKRNIKLGQDVDVSDNKPQRWKNMAMIALGQSKLMTRPVSGFLHVVVYLGFIIINIEVLEIVIDGILGTHRIFSFAGSLYAFLIGTFEVLAVLVLVTVTIFWLRRNVIKIRRFWSAEMTTWPKKDGNFILYFEMILMTLFLVMNATDLDFQASNSGNVISQYIAPLFSNYSESTLHIIERAAWWLHIIGILVFLNYLYYSKHLHILLAFPNTYYGKLQPKGQLNNLESVTNEVKMMMDPNIDPFAAPAEGTPEVPAKFGASDVQDLNWVQLLNAYTCTECGRCTSECPANQTGKKLSPRKIMMDTRDRLEEVGRNIDANKGTFKPDNKQLLDDYITREELWACTSCNACVEACPVSIDPLSIIIDMRRYLVMEQSAAPTELNNMMTNIENNGAPWPYNQMDRLNWKNE
- a CDS encoding (Fe-S)-binding protein, whose translation is MSELLNVPTMADFMAQGKQPEVLFWVGCAGSFDDRAKKITKAFVKLLNKAQVEFAVLGTEESCTGDPAKRAGNEFLFQMQAVTNIEVLNAYEVKKIVTACPHCFNTIKNEYPELGGNYEVMHHTQFLKTLLDEGRLTIEGGQFKGKRITFHDPCYLGRANNVYEAPRDLIKKLEAELIEMKNCKRTGLCCGAGGAQMFKDAEKGNKEVNIERTEQALETQPDIVAAGCPFCNTMMTDGVKAKEKESDVAIMDIAELIANAQDL